One part of the Aurantibacillus circumpalustris genome encodes these proteins:
- a CDS encoding DUF2461 domain-containing protein, with the protein MQKQFILPSSFEFLKLLKKNNNRDWFNAHKERYLIELETVENFAEALLREMNKHDVIETVSGKKSLHRIYRDIRFSKDKTPYNSHWGGGFKRASKYRRGSYYFHLSPGNSFLAGGFWGPEANDLKRIRDEFAYDAKPFRKILKSKSFVSTFGTLKGEQIKTSPKGFNADDEAIDLLRYKQFLLIKSFNDKEIMSADFLKKVNETFRQMRPFLDYMSEVLTTDINGESI; encoded by the coding sequence ATGCAAAAACAATTTATACTCCCTTCATCCTTTGAGTTTTTAAAACTCCTTAAGAAAAATAATAACCGCGACTGGTTCAATGCTCACAAAGAACGTTACCTCATCGAACTTGAAACTGTTGAAAATTTTGCTGAAGCTTTATTACGCGAAATGAATAAACACGACGTGATAGAAACAGTGAGCGGCAAAAAAAGCCTTCACCGGATTTACAGGGATATTCGTTTTTCAAAAGATAAAACTCCGTATAATAGTCACTGGGGTGGCGGTTTTAAAAGAGCCTCTAAATACAGAAGAGGTTCTTACTATTTTCATTTATCTCCGGGTAATTCTTTTTTGGCGGGTGGTTTTTGGGGGCCTGAAGCAAACGACCTTAAACGTATTCGCGATGAATTTGCCTACGACGCGAAACCATTTCGAAAAATTTTAAAAAGTAAATCTTTTGTAAGCACCTTTGGTACTTTAAAAGGAGAACAAATTAAAACTTCGCCAAAAGGCTTTAATGCTGACGATGAAGCCATAGATCTCTTGCGTTACAAACAATTTCTCTTAATTAAATCTTTTAATGATAAAGAAATTATGTCAGCGGACTTTCTTAAAAAAGTTAACGAAACATTTCGTCAGATGCGTCCATTCCTAGATTACATGAGCGAGGTGCTTACTACGGACATAAACGGGGAATCCATTTAA
- a CDS encoding CFI-box-CTERM domain-containing protein has product MAKRKNTPAKKTVPKKKPGIKKQTNKLKTKVAKKPLAKASSAAKKVTAKKQSAKKTKSKTTRRKPETLMCFLTTACVDYYSLSDNGYELNTLRNYRDTYLASTTEGKKLIQDYYRVSPEIVERINSDKKKNTVYEYIYAQVKISCSAIEDQKFLLAKRTYTNMVKTLMNKYDLN; this is encoded by the coding sequence ATGGCAAAAAGGAAAAATACACCAGCTAAAAAAACCGTTCCCAAAAAGAAACCGGGAATTAAAAAACAAACAAATAAACTTAAAACAAAAGTAGCCAAAAAGCCTCTAGCTAAGGCAAGTTCCGCAGCTAAGAAAGTTACTGCGAAAAAACAATCGGCTAAAAAAACAAAAAGTAAAACAACTCGTAGAAAACCTGAAACACTCATGTGTTTTCTGACCACCGCTTGCGTGGACTATTATTCTCTTTCGGATAATGGGTATGAGTTAAATACATTAAGAAATTACCGTGATACTTATCTTGCCTCAACTACAGAAGGAAAAAAACTTATTCAGGATTATTATAGAGTTTCGCCAGAAATCGTTGAACGGATTAATTCTGATAAAAAAAAGAATACTGTTTACGAATACATCTACGCACAAGTAAAAATTTCATGTTCAGCAATAGAAGATCAAAAATTTCTTCTCGCAAAAAGAACGTATACAAATATGGTTAAGACGCTTATGAACAAGTATGATCTGAACTAG
- a CDS encoding sensor histidine kinase, translated as MRRKASRFIYMIVVGIAISFLLEAVAVEKGGNRFFGFLTSIIITIFVWEGNLTIDDWLNKKFPWQNMPGRRILIQLLLCLIFSSVTIYFSMLLFNKYVCEFPVEAKDKFVIVAVIIGILVSIILLSIEIGSQFFRNWKRSLVEVEKYKTESLQAQLQNLKDQINPHFMFNNLSVLSSLVYKDQDKAVDFINQLSKVYRYVLDSRNNELVSLKEELVFIESYLYLLKIRFHNSLIIQMNIQEEFKNLVLPPMALQTLVENAIKHNEVSEEFPLTLSIEIERNKIVVRNNLQLRTSPEASCKTGLKNIKERYNYFTKEQVEIEETKSVFLVRLPLLEIR; from the coding sequence ATGCGCAGAAAAGCATCACGGTTTATATACATGATAGTAGTCGGCATTGCGATTTCCTTTTTATTAGAGGCCGTGGCAGTGGAAAAGGGAGGGAATCGGTTTTTCGGATTTCTAACTTCTATTATTATTACAATTTTTGTATGGGAAGGAAATTTAACAATTGATGATTGGCTTAATAAGAAATTTCCTTGGCAAAACATGCCTGGAAGACGTATTTTAATTCAGTTACTTTTGTGTTTAATTTTTAGTTCTGTAACTATTTATTTTTCAATGCTTCTTTTCAATAAGTATGTGTGCGAGTTTCCTGTGGAAGCGAAAGATAAATTTGTGATTGTTGCAGTTATCATAGGCATTCTCGTTTCTATTATTTTATTATCAATCGAAATTGGTTCGCAGTTTTTTAGGAACTGGAAACGTTCGCTTGTAGAAGTTGAAAAATACAAAACAGAGAGTCTCCAGGCTCAATTACAAAATTTAAAAGATCAAATTAATCCGCATTTTATGTTTAATAATTTATCGGTGCTTTCTTCTCTTGTTTATAAAGATCAAGACAAAGCAGTTGATTTTATTAATCAGCTTTCTAAGGTGTACCGCTATGTACTCGATAGCAGGAACAATGAATTGGTGAGTTTAAAGGAAGAGCTTGTGTTTATAGAGTCTTATCTCTATCTTTTAAAAATTAGATTTCATAATAGTTTAATCATACAAATGAATATTCAAGAGGAATTTAAGAATTTAGTGTTACCTCCAATGGCATTACAGACGTTAGTTGAAAATGCCATAAAACATAACGAAGTGTCGGAAGAATTTCCATTGACCCTTAGTATTGAAATCGAACGCAATAAAATTGTTGTCCGCAATAATTTGCAATTACGCACATCTCCTGAAGCAAGCTGTAAAACAGGATTAAAGAACATCAAGGAACGTTATAACTATTTTACCAAAGAACAGGTTGAAATCGAAGAGACTAAAAGTGTGTTTTTGGTAAGATTACCATTGTTAGAAATACGATGA
- a CDS encoding YceH family protein yields the protein MDSNKTLPTLSQPELRVLGALIEKSKTTPDYYPMTLNALTAACNQKTSRHPVTNYEEEVVVLALNSLKAQSLIATAVGGGSRVIKYKHNFVTAYEIEPEQLAVLCLLMLRGPQTPGEINTNSARLYEFRSLDEVHSTLNKLASAEPPYLKELAKRPGQKEARYTHLLGDEIIEDTNYENDLPQEPARKHVSELENRVATLEQQLAEVKEILNKITQELF from the coding sequence ATGGACTCAAATAAAACATTACCGACTTTAAGTCAGCCAGAGTTAAGAGTATTAGGAGCTCTTATAGAAAAAAGTAAAACAACGCCAGATTATTATCCTATGACATTAAACGCGCTTACAGCTGCGTGCAATCAAAAAACCTCAAGGCATCCCGTAACAAATTATGAAGAGGAAGTTGTAGTGCTGGCACTTAATAGTTTAAAAGCACAAAGTTTAATTGCCACTGCTGTTGGCGGTGGTAGTCGCGTTATAAAGTACAAACATAATTTCGTTACAGCATACGAAATTGAGCCAGAGCAGCTGGCGGTATTGTGTTTATTGATGTTACGCGGACCACAAACCCCCGGTGAGATTAACACAAACTCGGCACGTTTATATGAGTTTCGATCTTTAGACGAAGTGCATTCAACGCTGAATAAATTAGCGAGTGCGGAGCCACCATACTTGAAGGAACTTGCAAAGAGGCCAGGACAAAAGGAAGCGCGATACACTCATCTTTTGGGTGACGAAATTATTGAAGATACGAATTATGAAAATGATTTACCACAGGAACCTGCGCGTAAACATGTAAGTGAATTGGAAAACCGAGTAGCTACTCTTGAACAGCAATTAGCTGAGGTAAAAGAAATTCTAAATAAAATAACGCAAGAGTTATTCTGA
- a CDS encoding NAD(P)H-dependent oxidoreductase: MKKILVINGHPTKSSFCDSLSKAYTSAASSKGNQLVLLNLYELNFSINFINGYSKKEEPENDILFAQEKIKWADHIVILHPVWWGSVPALLKGFFDATLLPGFAFKYKQKGILWDKLLSGRTGHIIYTSDTPIWIYKYFYKAPSLAQVKDRTLGFCGIKNVKVTGIGPVKNSTQGFREKWIEKIEELGRQVA, encoded by the coding sequence TTGAAAAAGATACTGGTCATAAATGGGCATCCAACAAAAAGTAGTTTTTGTGATTCATTAAGCAAGGCGTATACTTCAGCAGCGTCTTCAAAAGGAAATCAATTGGTTTTACTCAATCTGTATGAGTTAAACTTCTCTATTAATTTTATAAACGGTTATTCCAAAAAGGAAGAACCAGAAAATGATATTTTGTTTGCACAAGAAAAAATTAAGTGGGCAGATCATATTGTAATTCTACATCCCGTTTGGTGGGGATCAGTCCCTGCACTATTAAAAGGTTTTTTTGATGCAACTCTTTTGCCAGGTTTTGCTTTTAAATATAAGCAGAAAGGGATTTTATGGGATAAACTTTTAAGCGGGCGAACCGGGCATATCATCTATACAAGCGACACGCCGATTTGGATTTATAAATATTTTTATAAAGCTCCGTCTTTGGCGCAAGTGAAAGATCGTACTCTAGGATTTTGCGGAATTAAAAACGTAAAAGTTACAGGTATAGGACCGGTTAAGAATTCAACCCAAGGGTTCAGAGAAAAGTGGATTGAAAAAATTGAGGAACTCGGAAGACAAGTTGCTTAA
- a CDS encoding TonB-dependent receptor: MKNIFILTLILSTTFLISVKAQNTSPTQNIRGVIIDKQSQMQIPGANVVLMGSDPIKGSVSNADGRFKITEVKAGRYDLKISYLGYKEIVLPNIDVSAGKEVVLEIGMEENISSLEEVVVSGSKKNETQNEMVSVSGRSFSMEEVNRYAGGRSDPSRLAANFAGVSSPDDSRNDIVIRGNSPTGVLWRIEGLNIPNPNHFSTVGTTGGPVSAINTNVIKNSDFFTSAFPAEYGNANAGVFDLGFRTGNSEKREHTIQLGALTGLEAMTEGPINKEKGSSYLLAYRYSFTGLAQQMGIPIGTAATPFYQDLSFKINGGQTKFGKFTLFGLGAKSKIEFLHDKIDSTDLFANSVKDSYFSSDIGLVGLKHFIKVNDKSYVNTVIGATYNGSNYLEDNIATDVKPLERYIENKSNQIHYSINTSFNSKINSRLFIKAGIISEVIALNLDARQKDSNNVWRQYWDFKDNTSLHQIYAQAKYRFSDRLTLNAGLHTQLLALNNSTSIEPRIGLKYQVSEKHTFSMGYGMHSQMQPTDVYFYRARLADGTYLQTNKDLDFTRSQHFVLGYDVLPVKDWRIKAEIYYQMLSNVPASETPGSFSMLNAGASFLPNDQSYLKNSGTGTNYGAELTIEKFFTKGYYALITATIYESKYKGSDGIERNTAFNGKYVYNVLAGKEFKLGKEKRNIISIGIKMTQAGGRYYTPVDLAASQISQSQVLQGDDYAFTQRNSDFFRFDVKIGFTLNSKRSKLSQSLFFDIQNVTNNKNVFAQRYNPVTNSVNTAYQIGFFPNFGYKIQF, from the coding sequence ATGAAAAACATTTTTATTTTAACACTAATTTTAAGCACAACGTTTTTAATCAGTGTAAAAGCACAAAACACTTCGCCAACCCAAAACATTCGTGGAGTTATTATCGACAAACAATCACAAATGCAAATTCCAGGAGCAAATGTTGTTCTGATGGGAAGTGATCCAATTAAAGGGTCTGTTAGTAACGCCGATGGTCGTTTTAAAATTACCGAAGTAAAAGCCGGACGCTACGACCTTAAAATTTCTTACCTAGGCTATAAAGAAATTGTTTTGCCAAATATTGATGTAAGCGCTGGTAAAGAGGTAGTATTGGAAATTGGAATGGAAGAAAATATTTCATCTTTAGAAGAAGTGGTTGTGTCTGGTTCCAAAAAAAATGAAACACAAAACGAAATGGTTTCCGTTAGTGGAAGATCATTTTCAATGGAAGAGGTGAACCGTTATGCAGGTGGAAGATCTGACCCATCAAGACTTGCTGCAAATTTTGCAGGAGTGAGTTCGCCTGACGATTCGCGTAACGACATTGTTATTCGTGGAAATTCGCCCACTGGCGTTTTATGGCGTATTGAAGGACTTAACATACCAAATCCAAATCACTTTTCTACTGTAGGAACAACGGGTGGACCGGTGAGCGCAATTAACACCAATGTGATAAAAAATTCAGATTTTTTTACTTCAGCTTTTCCAGCAGAATATGGTAATGCCAACGCAGGCGTGTTTGATCTTGGATTTAGAACAGGTAATTCTGAAAAACGCGAACATACCATACAACTTGGCGCGCTTACTGGTTTAGAAGCCATGACAGAAGGCCCTATAAACAAAGAAAAAGGTTCTTCATATTTGTTAGCATACCGTTATTCATTTACAGGTCTTGCTCAACAAATGGGTATTCCCATTGGAACCGCAGCAACACCTTTTTATCAAGATCTTTCATTTAAAATTAACGGCGGACAAACTAAATTCGGAAAATTTACACTATTTGGTTTAGGAGCAAAAAGTAAAATAGAGTTTCTTCATGATAAAATTGATAGCACCGACCTTTTTGCAAATTCGGTGAAAGATTCCTATTTCTCAAGTGATATTGGTCTAGTAGGATTAAAACATTTTATCAAAGTAAACGATAAATCTTATGTAAATACTGTAATAGGCGCCACCTACAACGGGAGTAACTATTTAGAAGACAATATTGCCACCGATGTAAAACCGCTCGAAAGATACATTGAAAATAAAAGCAATCAGATTCATTATTCTATTAACACCTCTTTTAATTCAAAAATAAATTCGCGTTTATTTATTAAAGCTGGAATTATTTCAGAAGTTATTGCTCTGAATTTAGATGCACGTCAAAAAGATTCAAATAATGTTTGGAGGCAATATTGGGATTTTAAAGACAACACTTCTTTGCATCAAATTTACGCACAAGCAAAATATCGTTTTAGCGACAGACTCACTCTAAATGCCGGACTTCATACCCAACTACTTGCTTTAAACAATTCAACTTCTATTGAACCTAGGATTGGATTAAAATATCAAGTGTCAGAAAAACATACGTTCAGTATGGGTTATGGTATGCATAGTCAAATGCAACCTACTGATGTTTATTTTTATAGAGCGCGTTTAGCCGATGGAACGTATTTACAAACAAATAAAGATCTTGATTTTACCCGCAGTCAGCATTTTGTTCTAGGTTATGATGTTTTACCTGTTAAAGATTGGAGAATAAAAGCAGAAATTTATTATCAAATGCTCTCAAATGTTCCTGCGTCTGAAACTCCGGGAAGTTTTTCGATGTTGAATGCAGGCGCAAGTTTTTTGCCTAACGACCAAAGCTATTTAAAAAATAGTGGAACTGGAACAAATTACGGTGCAGAGCTTACAATTGAAAAATTTTTCACCAAAGGTTATTATGCACTTATTACTGCAACCATTTACGAATCTAAATACAAAGGCAGCGATGGCATTGAGCGAAATACGGCTTTTAACGGAAAATACGTTTACAATGTTTTAGCTGGAAAAGAATTTAAATTGGGGAAAGAAAAAAGAAATATAATTTCAATTGGCATAAAAATGACGCAAGCGGGGGGAAGATATTATACGCCTGTAGATCTTGCTGCGTCGCAGATTTCGCAAAGTCAAGTGTTACAAGGAGACGACTACGCATTCACTCAAAGAAATTCTGACTTTTTTAGATTCGATGTTAAAATTGGATTTACTCTAAACTCAAAACGTTCAAAGCTTTCACAATCATTATTCTTCGATATTCAAAACGTTACAAACAATAAGAATGTGTTTGCTCAAAGGTATAATCCTGTTACAAATTCAGTAAATACGGCTTATCAAATTGGTTTCTTCCCGAATTTTGGATATAAAATTCAGTTTTAA
- the ytxJ gene encoding bacillithiol system redox-active protein YtxJ: MNWNELSTLNQLEQIDELSKTKPVLILKHSTTCSISRASLGRIERTWSDENTMAITPYYLDLLAYRNISNKIAQRYGVTHESPQILLIKNGKSVYSESHMAINVAEILEQVSK; the protein is encoded by the coding sequence ATGAATTGGAATGAACTAAGCACTTTAAATCAATTGGAACAAATTGATGAATTATCTAAAACCAAACCGGTTTTAATACTAAAGCATAGCACAACTTGCAGCATTAGCAGAGCTTCACTTGGCAGAATTGAAAGAACTTGGAGCGATGAGAATACTATGGCGATTACACCTTATTACTTAGATCTTCTTGCATATAGAAATATATCCAACAAAATAGCCCAACGCTATGGTGTGACTCATGAATCTCCGCAGATACTCTTAATAAAAAATGGTAAAAGTGTTTATTCCGAAAGTCACATGGCGATAAATGTTGCGGAGATTTTAGAACAGGTATCCAAATAG
- a CDS encoding TerB family tellurite resistance protein, producing MFKFIGAAIGLLFLRSFSAAIVGFVIGSLIDNFTVIKGRIDSGGRPEDMFDYYRTQASRTHEDFATMLIALSAAVMKADGRPLKVELEYIKTFFAQQFGPQYTQQHLQILKRFLDAPQIPLDQICRDIALRTKEEVRIQLLHYLFGIAKADGHVADQEINVIKRIANLLEIPNTDFESVKNMFYRDVNSDYHVLGIEPNATEDEIKKAYRQMAIRYHPDKVIHMGEEYQKGAKEKFQKIQEAYEAIKKSRGIS from the coding sequence TTGTTTAAATTTATTGGAGCCGCCATAGGCTTGTTGTTTTTAAGAAGCTTTAGTGCTGCTATAGTTGGTTTCGTCATCGGATCACTCATTGACAATTTCACCGTTATCAAGGGTCGAATCGATTCTGGCGGAAGACCTGAAGATATGTTTGATTATTACCGCACGCAAGCCTCACGCACACACGAAGACTTTGCAACCATGCTTATTGCACTTTCGGCAGCTGTAATGAAGGCAGATGGCAGACCGCTAAAAGTAGAATTAGAATACATAAAAACTTTCTTTGCACAACAATTTGGACCACAATACACTCAGCAGCATTTACAGATTCTTAAACGCTTTTTGGATGCTCCTCAAATTCCACTGGATCAAATTTGTCGTGACATTGCCCTCCGTACTAAAGAAGAAGTGCGTATACAGTTACTTCATTATCTATTTGGCATTGCTAAAGCCGATGGACACGTGGCAGATCAGGAAATCAATGTAATAAAACGTATCGCCAATCTACTTGAAATTCCAAACACAGACTTTGAAAGTGTAAAAAACATGTTTTACCGTGATGTGAACTCAGACTATCACGTATTGGGAATTGAACCGAATGCAACAGAAGACGAAATTAAAAAAGCTTACCGTCAAATGGCTATTCGTTATCATCCAGATAAAGTAATTCACATGGGTGAAGAATATCAAAAAGGTGCGAAAGAAAAATTTCAGAAAATTCAAGAAGCTTACGAGGCAATTAAAAAGTCCAGAGGTATTTCTTAA
- a CDS encoding alpha/beta hydrolase → MLQLKNILIDGSKEKPILLDCFYTSTEKPKAVVIFAHGFKGFKDWGHFDHMANTFTEGGFVFIKFNFSHNGTTPEDPLNFGDLEAFGNNNFTIELDDCKNVIDWTLSFDGLKKEIDPERVYLLGHSRGGGIVILKAGEDKRVKKIATWAAVSDLVNRNKLRTIETWKKDGVVFAKNARTKQDMPLYYQFYENQQANKERLNINHAVKRLEIPFLIVHGTNDQAVKFKDAEDLYRSAKHAQLLVIENGDHTFGVKHPFNGTLPEHAKEVFDKTIDFFKK, encoded by the coding sequence ATGCTGCAACTTAAAAATATTCTGATCGACGGCTCAAAAGAGAAACCAATTTTGTTAGACTGTTTCTACACTAGCACAGAAAAGCCAAAAGCAGTCGTTATTTTCGCGCACGGATTTAAGGGATTTAAAGATTGGGGGCATTTTGATCATATGGCCAATACTTTTACGGAAGGAGGTTTTGTATTTATTAAATTTAATTTTTCGCACAATGGCACTACGCCTGAGGACCCTTTAAATTTTGGAGACTTAGAAGCTTTTGGAAATAACAATTTTACAATTGAACTAGATGATTGTAAAAATGTGATTGATTGGACTCTAAGTTTTGACGGATTAAAAAAAGAAATTGATCCTGAAAGAGTATACTTGTTAGGACATAGTCGCGGTGGCGGCATAGTAATTTTAAAAGCAGGGGAAGATAAAAGAGTAAAAAAAATTGCAACCTGGGCAGCGGTAAGTGATTTAGTAAACAGAAATAAACTTCGCACTATTGAAACCTGGAAAAAGGATGGCGTGGTGTTTGCAAAGAATGCACGAACAAAACAAGATATGCCTTTGTATTACCAATTTTATGAAAATCAACAAGCTAATAAAGAACGCCTCAATATTAATCATGCCGTAAAGCGTTTGGAAATTCCCTTTTTAATTGTTCATGGAACAAATGATCAGGCTGTGAAATTTAAAGATGCTGAAGATTTGTACCGTAGCGCGAAACATGCGCAACTTTTGGTAATTGAAAATGGCGATCACACCTTTGGCGTGAAACATCCGTTTAACGGCACCTTACCCGAACACGCGAAAGAAGTATTTGATAAAACGATAGATTTTTTTAAGAAATAG
- a CDS encoding FKBP-type peptidyl-prolyl cis-trans isomerase — MKKFLSVLVFILSFVACKKEKTVDQVAVDEEIITKYISNNKLNATATGSGLYYVIQTQGSGVQPTVNSTVKVNYKGYLTDGSVFDYSKSGGYSTLLTQVIQGWQEGIPYFKKGGKGILLIPSRLGYGAQGAGTIPPNSVLIFDIELLDVN, encoded by the coding sequence ATGAAAAAATTTTTAAGCGTTCTGGTCTTTATTTTAAGTTTTGTTGCATGCAAAAAAGAGAAAACGGTTGATCAAGTAGCGGTGGACGAAGAAATAATTACCAAATATATTTCCAACAATAAACTTAATGCAACAGCCACTGGGTCTGGACTTTATTACGTTATTCAAACACAAGGTAGTGGTGTTCAACCTACAGTGAACTCAACTGTAAAAGTTAATTATAAGGGCTATTTAACTGATGGAAGTGTTTTTGACTATAGTAAATCAGGTGGATATTCTACGCTATTAACTCAAGTGATTCAGGGCTGGCAAGAAGGCATCCCTTATTTTAAAAAAGGTGGAAAAGGTATTTTGTTAATACCTTCTAGGCTTGGTTATGGCGCGCAGGGCGCAGGAACCATTCCTCCTAATTCAGTTTTAATCTTTGATATTGAATTGTTAGACGTAAACTAA